One window of the Planctomycetia bacterium genome contains the following:
- a CDS encoding protein kinase — MPFAAGTSPATVEKEPCKIRQPGSQPIIGYQLIQILGRGGFGEVWKCEAPGGIQKAIKFIRGNCTTPVGNQHQAAQEYRALKRVVGIRHPFILQMDRIEEVNGELLIVMELADRTLHELLESYKQSGYSGIPRDELLSYMAETAEALDHMNHVHGLMHLDIKPGNLFLVSGHVKVADFGLVTDLGHFNDGTQTATQASEQLSGITPLYVAPETLQGKIHPSSDQYSLAIVYQELLTGVLPYSGRNPRQLAMQHMMAEPNLQPLPPNDIPIIAKALSKDPEKRFENCMSFLHALISGDINSADKGEMRSSRLIRKLQGLDTAKEINLSSTELSHQEQMKAVTRQPRPVPTYQPVPNRPSSLIPPSSVPPPTIPRNAISRSPTISRSNIMLPAMAPGADTDALPGFVFRECIGRSPLGELWRVETPDGDPAMVKVISGFGGQDPDDEEKAINFLRSVKHPGLLPCEIIQTGPGRICLLSSSVEETLWEKFQEHRSKRMQGIPRADLLPLLRQAATTLDDLYQRFEILHLSLNPRNLLSPPELELLIADFGLVHLLWAPSGQPLAQLNSRYGAPELADGIIHRTCDIFSLALVYQELAIGVHPLRAQTIRNSVRTAGPRANTTARVLAPDLELLHPSERPVMARAFDPDPDQRFQSCMELIDALEHCITGISSYRSHKPQHVVPSASGAPQTGWLEINPQSQGGMPPTQAVSDIVGTIVAAWPTETVNSIRYIHRRGEMIHHRCGAMLMAGIAQAKLDGFRLSIGAELVRNEDNVYVYRIPRPVKSFWKSLRSQQQGLEITLHLARPHSRQAMLTDVTVQVRPYGISEVDEAEEMLKEAGPRIVETLRTFLQATPDRRAQERFEYNVPLKAYALSARGERGPAVQCQGKDISLSGISVYTPTAITGTQLKVELVHPRQPEPVSVLAQLIRCDQHTQGGWFEIGARFVFDNQAVKPANYYR; from the coding sequence ATGCCATTTGCTGCCGGGACATCACCTGCGACGGTTGAGAAGGAACCATGCAAGATTCGTCAGCCTGGTTCACAGCCCATTATTGGCTATCAGCTTATTCAAATCCTGGGACGAGGCGGCTTCGGTGAAGTCTGGAAATGCGAAGCGCCAGGCGGCATTCAAAAAGCTATCAAGTTCATTCGTGGCAACTGCACCACCCCGGTTGGCAATCAACATCAGGCAGCGCAGGAGTATCGTGCCCTTAAACGGGTCGTCGGAATCCGACATCCGTTTATCCTTCAGATGGATCGAATCGAGGAAGTCAACGGTGAATTGCTGATCGTGATGGAACTCGCCGATCGCACGCTGCACGAATTACTGGAAAGCTACAAGCAATCAGGGTACTCTGGTATTCCTCGTGATGAACTTCTCAGCTATATGGCTGAGACTGCAGAAGCACTTGATCACATGAATCATGTGCACGGACTGATGCATCTCGATATAAAACCAGGCAATCTGTTTCTAGTATCAGGTCACGTTAAAGTTGCAGATTTCGGACTGGTGACTGACCTGGGACACTTCAACGACGGTACCCAGACAGCTACTCAAGCCAGCGAGCAACTGTCAGGAATTACACCTCTGTATGTAGCTCCGGAAACATTACAGGGAAAAATACATCCTAGTAGTGATCAGTACTCTCTCGCTATTGTCTATCAGGAACTGTTGACAGGTGTTCTGCCATACAGTGGAAGGAACCCGCGGCAACTAGCCATGCAGCATATGATGGCTGAGCCCAATCTTCAGCCTTTACCTCCGAACGACATTCCCATCATAGCCAAGGCATTGAGCAAAGACCCTGAGAAGCGATTCGAAAACTGTATGTCGTTTCTCCATGCCCTGATTTCGGGAGATATCAACAGTGCAGATAAAGGCGAAATGCGATCATCGCGATTGATTCGCAAACTGCAGGGACTGGATACCGCCAAGGAAATCAATCTTTCATCTACAGAGTTGTCCCATCAGGAACAGATGAAAGCAGTTACCAGGCAACCACGACCGGTTCCTACTTATCAACCTGTACCGAATCGACCTTCCAGCCTCATTCCGCCATCTTCTGTACCGCCTCCAACGATTCCCCGAAACGCCATTTCCAGGTCTCCCACGATATCCCGTTCGAATATCATGTTGCCTGCGATGGCACCAGGAGCGGATACCGATGCATTGCCGGGATTTGTATTCAGGGAATGCATAGGCCGCAGCCCTCTGGGTGAATTGTGGCGAGTAGAAACGCCCGATGGCGACCCAGCCATGGTCAAGGTGATCAGTGGCTTTGGTGGCCAGGACCCGGATGATGAAGAGAAGGCGATCAATTTCCTTCGCTCAGTCAAGCATCCTGGGCTATTGCCTTGCGAAATCATTCAAACCGGCCCTGGACGAATCTGTCTGTTATCCAGTTCCGTAGAAGAAACTTTGTGGGAGAAATTCCAGGAACATCGTTCCAAGCGCATGCAGGGTATTCCACGTGCTGACTTATTACCCCTGCTAAGACAGGCAGCGACCACACTGGATGATCTGTACCAACGATTCGAAATACTTCACCTCAGCTTAAACCCCCGGAATCTGCTGTCGCCACCGGAATTGGAATTGTTGATTGCGGATTTCGGGCTGGTTCATTTGTTATGGGCCCCAAGCGGACAGCCTCTGGCTCAGTTAAATTCCCGCTATGGCGCCCCCGAACTGGCAGATGGCATTATCCATCGCACCTGTGATATCTTCAGCCTCGCACTGGTGTATCAGGAATTGGCAATCGGTGTACATCCACTGCGTGCCCAGACGATCAGAAACTCCGTGCGAACCGCCGGGCCCCGCGCGAACACCACTGCACGTGTACTCGCCCCTGATCTGGAATTACTGCATCCTTCTGAACGTCCTGTGATGGCACGCGCTTTCGACCCAGACCCCGATCAACGTTTTCAATCGTGCATGGAACTTATTGACGCACTGGAACACTGCATCACCGGCATTTCTTCCTACCGCTCGCACAAACCACAACACGTTGTGCCTTCAGCATCAGGCGCACCACAAACCGGCTGGCTGGAAATCAACCCTCAATCCCAGGGTGGAATGCCGCCAACGCAAGCCGTTTCTGATATTGTCGGCACCATTGTCGCAGCGTGGCCTACAGAAACCGTCAATTCCATCCGTTACATTCATCGTCGCGGTGAAATGATTCATCATCGCTGCGGTGCAATGCTGATGGCAGGTATTGCACAAGCCAAGCTGGATGGATTCAGACTATCCATCGGTGCAGAACTGGTACGAAATGAAGATAATGTCTATGTTTATCGTATCCCAAGGCCAGTAAAGTCTTTCTGGAAGAGCCTCCGCTCCCAGCAACAAGGGCTGGAAATCACTCTCCATCTGGCACGACCGCACAGTCGCCAGGCTATGCTGACAGATGTAACTGTACAGGTTCGTCCTTATGGGATTTCGGAGGTTGATGAAGCTGAGGAAATGCTCAAGGAAGCCGGCCCGCGAATTGTTGAAACGCTGCGTACATTCCTGCAAGCAACTCCCGACCGAAGAGCCCAGGAACGCTTTGAATACAATGTGCCTTTGAAAGCCTACGCACTGTCAGCTCGCGGAGAACGCGGTCCCGCGGTGCAATGCCAAGGTAAGGATATTTCATTAAGCGGCATTTCGGTTTATACGCCGACGGCCATAACAGGTACACAACTCAAAGTGGAACTCGTTCATCCACGCCAGCCAGAGCCTGTTTCGGTGCTTGCACAGTTGATTCGCTGCGACCAGCATACTCAAGGCGGCTGGTTTGAAATTGGTGCTCGCTTTGTCTTCGATAACCAGGCTGTTAAGCCTGCCAATTACTATCGTTAA
- the msrA gene encoding peptide-methionine (S)-S-oxide reductase MsrA: MTHRVSIIACVTILAVIQLIHGADMLTEQNKQDEKTKTEHKTATFGNGCFWCTEAVFQRLNGVKSVVSGYMGGQTKNPTYKDICTGNTGHAEVIQITYDPKTISYPELLEVFWKTHDPTTLNRQGNDVGTQYRSVIFYHDSEQQKAAQEYKSKLDKAGIYSKPIVTEITSASSFYPAEDYHQNYFNLNGKQPYCSYVIQPKLDKFKEVFKDKLKKE; the protein is encoded by the coding sequence ATGACACATCGAGTTTCAATCATTGCTTGCGTCACGATTCTGGCGGTTATTCAATTGATTCATGGAGCTGACATGTTGACCGAACAAAACAAACAAGATGAGAAAACCAAAACGGAACACAAGACCGCAACCTTTGGAAACGGCTGTTTCTGGTGTACGGAAGCTGTATTTCAACGCCTGAATGGTGTAAAAAGTGTTGTCTCTGGGTACATGGGAGGCCAGACCAAAAATCCAACTTACAAGGATATCTGTACTGGTAACACGGGACATGCAGAGGTCATACAGATTACGTATGATCCCAAAACTATCAGTTACCCTGAGTTGCTGGAGGTCTTCTGGAAGACACATGATCCAACCACTTTAAATCGACAAGGCAATGATGTAGGTACACAATATCGGTCAGTGATTTTTTATCATGATTCGGAACAGCAGAAGGCGGCTCAGGAGTACAAATCCAAACTCGATAAGGCAGGCATCTACTCCAAGCCTATTGTCACCGAAATCACCTCAGCTTCATCCTTCTACCCTGCGGAAGATTACCATCAGAACTATTTTAATCTGAATGGCAAACAGCCCTATTGTTCCTACGTCATTCAACCCAAGCTGGACAAGTTCAAGGAAGTATTCAAGGATAAGTTGAAAAAGGAATAA
- a CDS encoding metallophosphoesterase: MSKPLSVILTSDLHGYLPEVQECDLLLIAGDICPDGSPQMQADWLDHKFRPWLRSSKAKEVVAVAGNHDWVFQTHPYLVPKLPWHYLQDQEMEVLGVKIYGTPWQPVFFDWAFNLDEQDLADKWKLIPSDTCILLLHGPPHGYGDRNISGEHTGSASLTRRIRQIRPQLVVCGHIHEARGEYNLNGIRIINVSQLNLRYEPIEELIQIDFKRK; the protein is encoded by the coding sequence TTGTCGAAGCCGTTGTCTGTCATTTTAACCAGTGATCTTCATGGCTACCTGCCCGAAGTACAGGAATGCGATTTGCTTCTGATTGCTGGTGACATATGCCCAGATGGCAGTCCGCAAATGCAGGCAGACTGGCTGGACCATAAGTTTCGTCCATGGTTGAGAAGTTCAAAGGCGAAAGAAGTGGTTGCAGTTGCAGGCAACCATGATTGGGTATTTCAGACCCATCCGTATCTGGTACCGAAACTGCCCTGGCATTACCTGCAAGACCAAGAAATGGAAGTACTCGGTGTCAAAATTTATGGAACACCCTGGCAACCTGTCTTTTTCGATTGGGCGTTCAATCTGGATGAGCAAGACCTGGCGGATAAATGGAAGCTGATCCCATCGGATACGTGTATTCTTCTTCTGCACGGTCCTCCACATGGTTACGGTGACAGAAACATCTCAGGGGAGCATACAGGGAGCGCGAGCCTGACCAGACGCATCAGGCAGATTCGGCCGCAACTGGTAGTCTGTGGCCACATTCACGAAGCGCGAGGCGAGTATAATCTGAACGGCATTCGAATCATCAACGTTAGTCAGTTAAATTTGCGATATGAACCCATCGAAGAGCTGATTCAGATAGATTTCAAAAGGAAATGA
- a CDS encoding DUF5009 domain-containing protein has protein sequence MSFDALRGFDMFWIIGGDVAIQSWLKYSHLSSAHAAADTSTWQMALYRQLEHCPWEGFRFYDLIFPLFLFVIGLVIPFSIFRMQNAGIRHSAIVFRILRRTLLLFILGLLYNDLLQFNFQDFRYAGVLQRLAIGYGFAALVALYLKPRAIAGLSGILLVGYYLILLIIPVPAGQAGDITREGNLAGYVDRLVLQDWFGGKIYEEYYGFGDNEGLLSTIPSLVTALLGVLAGCWLKTGHAQGRKFSGLVVAGLFMLAAGYVWSGGFSDIRNLHDRYGVFPVIKNLWTSSFVLWAGGWSLLLLALFYGLIDGLGFKAWAWVFVPIGANAITIYLISHFIDLQPLSKQLFGGMARIIADGVHSVSDVAVVAMNKELNLAIILTGIVILEWLILWFLYSRKIFLRV, from the coding sequence ATGTCGTTCGATGCGCTGCGTGGCTTTGATATGTTCTGGATCATTGGCGGGGATGTAGCTATCCAATCCTGGCTGAAATACTCCCATCTTAGCTCCGCCCATGCAGCGGCAGATACCAGCACCTGGCAAATGGCACTGTATCGACAACTCGAGCACTGTCCGTGGGAAGGCTTTCGTTTTTATGACCTCATCTTTCCCCTGTTCCTGTTCGTCATCGGTCTGGTAATTCCATTTTCGATCTTCCGAATGCAGAACGCAGGTATTCGCCACAGTGCCATTGTCTTTCGCATATTGCGGCGCACGTTGCTGCTCTTTATTTTGGGATTGCTCTACAACGATTTGCTGCAATTCAATTTTCAGGATTTTCGATACGCAGGCGTGTTACAAAGGTTGGCGATAGGTTATGGCTTTGCAGCTCTCGTCGCGCTCTATCTCAAGCCTCGCGCCATTGCAGGATTATCAGGTATTCTCCTGGTGGGCTACTACCTGATACTTCTCATCATACCAGTGCCAGCTGGGCAAGCAGGTGACATCACCCGTGAAGGCAACCTGGCAGGGTATGTCGATCGATTGGTATTGCAGGATTGGTTTGGAGGCAAAATCTATGAAGAGTATTACGGCTTCGGCGATAACGAAGGTTTACTCTCTACCATTCCATCCCTGGTGACAGCATTGTTGGGTGTGCTGGCGGGGTGCTGGTTGAAAACGGGACATGCCCAGGGCAGGAAATTCTCAGGCCTGGTTGTCGCTGGCTTGTTCATGCTCGCTGCAGGCTATGTCTGGTCAGGCGGGTTCAGTGATATCAGGAACCTGCATGATCGTTATGGAGTGTTCCCTGTCATTAAGAATCTTTGGACCAGTTCATTTGTGCTCTGGGCAGGTGGCTGGAGTCTCTTACTGCTCGCCTTGTTCTATGGTCTCATAGACGGCTTGGGCTTCAAAGCATGGGCCTGGGTGTTTGTTCCCATCGGAGCCAATGCCATCACCATTTATCTGATCAGTCACTTCATCGATCTGCAGCCATTGAGCAAGCAATTATTTGGTGGAATGGCAAGAATCATCGCTGATGGAGTGCATTCAGTGTCAGATGTTGCTGTAGTTGCAATGAATAAAGAATTGAATCTTGCCATCATACTTACCGGCATCGTCATTCTCGAGTGGTTGATATTATGGTTTTTGTATTCCCGCAAAATCTTTCTGCGAGTTTGA
- a CDS encoding S1/P1 nuclease gives MKIIWLLLMICFPWSVCHGWNDKGHLVIARLAWKELTPNERERIVKILQRHPHYEEFLRARKPDGYSEDEWVFLRAATWSDWVRGGPLSRRKFHMSNAHFINLPLTEPGFTGVVPAPAAHNIISQLHVSKLIARNGNQEDRAIQLCWVFHLVGDIHQPLHCTNYFSSRFPKGDKGGNLAKARIPGRSAIILHEFWDDLLGSSDSLSSVGSMVLEIEQYYLEKKANIDPELSKNRKFEDWARESVEMSRWYVYLNGAFKPVNIEDKPSEKDLPVLPDHYAQNAGKAARYMAAKAGKRLASELREILASH, from the coding sequence ATGAAAATAATATGGTTGTTGTTGATGATCTGTTTTCCCTGGAGTGTTTGCCACGGGTGGAATGATAAGGGGCATCTGGTCATCGCCCGTCTTGCCTGGAAAGAACTGACACCGAATGAGCGTGAACGCATAGTCAAGATCCTTCAGCGTCATCCGCATTACGAAGAATTTCTCCGTGCCAGGAAACCGGATGGCTATTCAGAAGATGAATGGGTATTTCTGCGCGCAGCTACCTGGTCAGACTGGGTGCGAGGCGGGCCTCTTTCCCGGCGAAAATTCCATATGTCGAATGCCCACTTCATCAACCTGCCGTTAACAGAGCCAGGTTTTACGGGCGTTGTTCCTGCACCTGCTGCACACAATATCATCAGCCAGCTTCATGTTTCCAAATTAATCGCCAGGAATGGCAATCAGGAAGATCGTGCCATTCAACTCTGTTGGGTATTTCACCTCGTGGGAGACATTCATCAGCCTCTGCATTGCACCAATTACTTCAGCTCCCGTTTCCCCAAAGGTGACAAAGGAGGTAATCTCGCCAAGGCAAGGATTCCAGGTCGCAGTGCCATCATTCTGCATGAGTTTTGGGACGATCTTCTGGGATCATCAGACAGTTTGTCTTCGGTTGGAAGCATGGTACTCGAAATTGAGCAGTATTATCTCGAGAAGAAAGCCAATATTGATCCGGAACTTTCCAAAAACCGCAAGTTTGAAGATTGGGCACGCGAAAGCGTGGAGATGTCACGATGGTATGTCTACTTGAACGGTGCCTTTAAGCCTGTGAATATCGAGGATAAGCCTTCTGAGAAGGATTTGCCAGTACTGCCTGATCATTATGCACAGAATGCAGGCAAGGCGGCGCGGTATATGGCTGCCAAAGCCGGCAAGCGACTTGCTTCAGAGTTGCGGGAAATATTGGCGAGTCATTGA
- a CDS encoding thiamine phosphate synthase translates to MLFPEITPAVERAILASLAWQQALHANELQSAHLLLGLLHEEDGIPAIELKKQDITLNAVLNQLNVPTATVVLSETLPAALPSLIATLIYQARDLALQSTGNAVVHGEHLLHALLRTDAGLINSLPSLEHVKRLLTERLPDVTSSLPMEQMVEPVESVQVHSLHRILDANYNRAGEALRILEEYARFHLNDAYLSRQFKLLRHEVTTAYAENVTYIAGLRCRDTSGDIGTSIITEAESLRASLYDVFRANMARLQQALRVLEEYGKVVSSRFGSMIERLRYRAYVLEKACLFADTNQSLIAKAQLYLLVSKSSCAASIEWTIQEAVAGGVSVVQLREKGKEDKELLAIAREVRSITSKLGILFIMNDRPDIARIVMADGVHVGQDDLPANDVRKIMGSKTIVGISTHHQNQLERALQDGADYVGIGPVFPSSTKSFSKLAGLAFVRQASNLTSMPRFAIGGIDASNVSKIVQAGIKQVVVGRAITMADDPRSVAMQMIEKLNQ, encoded by the coding sequence ATGCTGTTTCCTGAAATTACCCCTGCAGTTGAAAGAGCTATTCTTGCCAGCCTTGCCTGGCAACAAGCTTTGCATGCTAACGAACTGCAATCTGCTCACCTGCTGCTGGGGCTGCTGCATGAAGAAGATGGAATACCTGCCATCGAATTGAAAAAGCAGGACATTACCCTGAATGCTGTACTCAATCAATTGAACGTGCCAACTGCAACGGTAGTTTTGTCTGAGACACTACCTGCTGCATTGCCTTCACTCATCGCAACACTGATTTATCAAGCACGTGATCTGGCATTGCAAAGTACTGGAAATGCTGTTGTTCACGGTGAACACCTGCTGCATGCATTGCTGCGAACCGATGCCGGGCTTATCAATTCCTTGCCTTCGTTAGAACACGTAAAACGACTTCTTACTGAGCGGCTTCCCGATGTCACATCTTCCTTGCCCATGGAACAGATGGTTGAACCAGTTGAGAGCGTTCAAGTGCATTCACTGCATAGAATTCTGGATGCCAATTATAATCGTGCCGGAGAAGCACTCCGGATACTCGAAGAGTATGCAAGATTTCATCTGAATGATGCATACCTCAGCAGACAATTCAAACTATTACGGCACGAGGTTACTACTGCCTATGCAGAGAATGTTACGTATATAGCAGGTCTCAGGTGCCGGGACACTTCGGGTGATATTGGAACATCCATCATAACTGAAGCAGAGTCACTGAGAGCTTCTTTGTATGATGTTTTTCGTGCCAACATGGCCCGGTTACAGCAGGCACTGCGAGTACTCGAAGAATATGGCAAAGTCGTTTCAAGCCGGTTTGGGTCGATGATCGAACGTCTGCGATATCGAGCGTACGTTTTGGAAAAGGCATGTCTTTTCGCAGACACCAATCAGTCACTAATAGCAAAAGCTCAATTGTACCTGCTGGTGTCAAAATCATCCTGCGCAGCATCGATAGAGTGGACTATTCAAGAAGCCGTTGCCGGTGGTGTCTCAGTTGTACAACTGCGTGAAAAAGGAAAGGAAGATAAAGAATTGCTGGCAATTGCAAGAGAGGTTCGTTCAATTACCAGCAAGCTTGGCATTCTTTTCATCATGAACGATCGGCCTGATATTGCTCGTATTGTCATGGCAGATGGTGTACATGTCGGGCAGGACGATCTGCCAGCCAATGATGTTAGAAAAATCATGGGTTCCAAAACGATTGTAGGCATCAGCACCCATCATCAGAACCAGTTGGAACGTGCGCTGCAGGATGGCGCTGATTACGTAGGAATCGGGCCGGTTTTTCCTAGTTCAACCAAATCGTTTTCCAAACTGGCTGGATTGGCCTTTGTCAGACAAGCCTCAAACTTGACTTCAATGCCCAGATTTGCCATTGGTGGCATTGACGCATCCAATGTCTCAAAAATAGTACAGGCAGGTATCAAGCAGGTTGTCGTTGGTCGCGCAATAACCATGGCAGACGACCCTCGCAGCGTTGCCATGCAGATGATCGAAAAACTGAATCAATGA
- a CDS encoding NAD(P)-dependent glycerol-3-phosphate dehydrogenase has translation MKLRKIGKLAVIGDGAMGTACAIMAHARGIQEITLWSARAESGVELCKHRENKVLLPGIIIPDQITLTLDVENAIQDADLILVAVPTVYLRTTISRFVQQVSANTIPVLSVVKGLETGTLLRPSEIIETVWGKRPIAVLSGPCHAEEITRGKPTGLVVASIDGQLAKLVQESFHGDSIRIYTSNDIIGVELAAAVKNVIAIAAGISDGLNLGDNAKSALLTRALVEMMEFGMAHGADAQTFVGLAGLGDLITTCISPHGRNRSLGERLGKGETLDHILASTPKIAEGVTTAKSLYERCQELSLDMPIARSVYQVLYEHLVPRLAVKELLSREPKSEMLFDFIFKRP, from the coding sequence ATGAAGTTGCGCAAAATAGGAAAACTTGCTGTCATCGGTGATGGTGCTATGGGCACTGCCTGCGCCATCATGGCTCATGCACGAGGAATCCAGGAAATTACGCTATGGAGCGCGCGCGCAGAAAGTGGCGTAGAACTATGCAAGCATCGCGAAAACAAAGTCCTTTTACCAGGAATTATCATCCCTGATCAAATTACTCTGACTCTAGATGTAGAAAACGCCATCCAGGATGCAGACCTGATTCTCGTTGCTGTGCCTACAGTCTATTTACGAACCACTATTAGCCGCTTTGTTCAACAAGTATCTGCAAATACCATTCCGGTATTAAGCGTCGTCAAAGGTCTGGAGACTGGTACCCTACTGCGACCATCGGAAATCATCGAAACTGTCTGGGGAAAAAGGCCGATCGCAGTGCTGAGCGGGCCATGCCATGCAGAAGAAATCACCCGTGGGAAGCCGACAGGCCTGGTTGTAGCAAGTATTGATGGTCAGCTAGCCAAACTGGTTCAAGAGAGCTTCCATGGTGACAGTATTCGCATTTACACCAGCAACGACATTATTGGAGTCGAGTTGGCAGCTGCTGTAAAAAATGTCATCGCTATTGCTGCAGGAATCAGTGATGGTTTGAATCTGGGAGACAATGCCAAATCAGCATTATTGACACGTGCCCTGGTTGAAATGATGGAATTCGGAATGGCCCATGGAGCTGACGCGCAAACATTCGTCGGCCTGGCTGGCCTTGGTGATCTGATTACCACGTGCATAAGTCCTCATGGAAGAAATCGCTCGTTGGGAGAGAGACTTGGCAAAGGCGAAACACTTGATCACATTCTTGCGAGCACGCCAAAAATTGCTGAAGGAGTTACAACTGCAAAAAGCCTGTATGAACGCTGTCAGGAATTATCACTGGATATGCCAATTGCTCGCTCTGTTTATCAAGTGCTTTACGAACATCTAGTACCCAGGCTGGCAGTAAAAGAACTTTTGTCACGTGAACCCAAAAGTGAAATGCTCTTCGATTTTATCTTCAAAAGGCCTTAA
- the rpmB gene encoding 50S ribosomal protein L28 — MGMQCAITGKKPSLGHQITRRGKAKYLGGIGKKVTSVSRRKFKPNLQKIRVEIDGEVKRVRVSVKAIRAGLVKRPTVRKAFTVTK, encoded by the coding sequence ATGGGTATGCAATGTGCGATTACAGGCAAGAAGCCGTCGCTGGGTCATCAGATTACAAGACGTGGTAAAGCGAAGTACCTGGGTGGTATCGGTAAGAAGGTTACCAGTGTCAGCAGGAGAAAGTTCAAGCCAAACCTGCAGAAAATTCGTGTTGAAATTGACGGTGAAGTAAAACGCGTGCGTGTCAGCGTGAAGGCCATTCGTGCAGGATTAGTAAAGCGTCCAACGGTTCGTAAAGCATTCACTGTAACCAAGTAA
- the gatC gene encoding Asp-tRNA(Asn)/Glu-tRNA(Gln) amidotransferase subunit GatC, protein MAVSANDIRWVAHLARLEFAESDLEHFTEQFNNILKYVDQLKSVDTTGIEPLAHALPFTNVFREDRVDPSLTQDQALSNAPSRHGEYFSVPAVLE, encoded by the coding sequence ATGGCTGTCAGTGCCAACGATATACGCTGGGTAGCACATCTGGCTCGGCTTGAATTTGCCGAGTCTGATCTTGAGCATTTCACCGAGCAGTTTAATAACATTTTGAAATATGTCGATCAGCTAAAATCTGTTGATACCACGGGCATAGAGCCATTGGCTCATGCCCTGCCCTTCACCAATGTGTTCCGTGAAGATAGGGTTGATCCATCGCTAACTCAGGATCAGGCACTTAGTAATGCACCGTCACGTCATGGTGAGTACTTCAGCGTTCCTGCAGTTCTCGAGTAA